The genomic window catgaacctgaagtcctgggattgaactcagcagggagtctgcttctgcctctgaccctcccccatctcatgctctctctctatcattctctctctcaaataaataaaatgtttaaaaaatgaaaataaaatctttaaaaaaattattaaactttaAGAATGTTgaataatggggcgcctgggtgctcagtgggttaaagcctctgctttctgctcaggtcatgatctcagggtcctgggattgggctctctgctcagcggggagcctgcttcctcctctctctctctgcctgactctctgcctacttgtgatctctgtcaaataaataaataaaatctaaaaaaaaaaaaaaaaaacaaaaacgaatgTTGGATAGTAAAAGGGGGTAAAGTCTTATTCACAATTTAGTCAGTGGTAAAccaggaaaatatataaaactttggGAATTTGGCATAAAAACCCGTTCCGGAACGACTTAGGGGAGGTCCTATTTTCTTACTACAAAACTCCCCCATCAACTAAAGGCTATACCATCAAGAGTGCTGGTTTATGAAAAACTCCAAATTGCACACAACCCCATTAAGGAGGAGGAGAACCGGCCAGTCAGTTTGCCCCCCGGGGATGGTGGGTCTGGAGGGCGGGGCTGGAGGACAGGAGCGCTGCTGGTGGCTGCCGCTCAGGTCGGGGACCTGTAGGTTCTAGGAGCAGCCGCAGGTGTCAGTGCGTTTACCAAAAAACTTGGCTTTCCCGTCAGTTTCTAGAATGCTGATGTTTTCCTCAAacaaggtaggaaaaaaaatttcaaaaaattttttagaggcgcctgggtggctcagtgggttaaagcctctgcctttggctcaggtcagatctcagagtcctgggattcagccccgcattgggctctctactcagcggggagcctcccccccccccccgcccccgcctctctgcctgcttgtgatctctgtcaaatcaacaaataaaatctttttaaaaaattaccatcttgggacgcctgggtggctcagctggttaagcggctgccttcggctcaggtcatggtcccagcgccctgggatcgagtcccgcatcgggctccttgctcagccgggagcctgcttctccctctgcctctgcctaccactctgtctgcttgtgctcactctcactcctctctctctctgacaaacaaataaaaaaaaaaaaattaccatcttAGTCATTTGTAAATGTACAGTTCAATAGGGTTAAGTATATTCTCATTATTGGGCCACAgtgtctccagaacttttcctcttgagaactgaaactctgtacccattaaccggctccccatttcttcctcctccagcccctggttCACTCCCATTCTATGTTTGCGTCAATGaatttgtgtctattttttgtgttaatgaatttgacttctttagaaacctcatataagtggaatcgtacagcatttgtctttttgtaactggcttatttccaCTTATCATACTGTCCATCTATGTTGCATGCGGCAAGATTTCCtgcctttttaaggttgaataatatttcctaGTATCTAAATAccacgttttgtttatccattcatctgtcagtgggtGTTGGATTGCTCCCACCCCTTGGAaatttgaataatgctgctaccCTGCAAATCAATCTTCTCCACCttactttcaattctttgggaTTTATCCCCAAAGTGGGATTGATGGGTCACATGTAGccccatgtttaattttttgaggaccacTATGCTATGTTCCAGAGCGGTCCCACCATTTTATAACCCTGTCAAAAGTGcccaaagaggggcgcctgggtggctcagtgggttaaagcctctgccttccgctcaggtcatgatcccagggtcctgggattgaggtccacattgggctctctgctcagcagggagcctccttccccctctcactctctgcttgcctctctgcctacttgtgatctctgtctgtcaaataaataaataaaatcttaaaaaaaaaaagtgcacaaagGGCAAATTCTTTTAACTATCAATTTCAGAGCAAAGAGTGAGTAATATTCTACCCTCATGGCAGccaatacatattttctttttcttttaatactatgcatgaataactttttttttgcgTGAATAATTTTTTGTCTGTTCAGTCGTGTACAGTGATGACGGGATAGAAGAGATCTATACTTGGTCATTGTCCACAGCTCCTGGAGCTGCTCTGGGGCCCGCAAAGGTGAAAGGGGTGTCTTCTGTTATTCATAACAGGCCCCTTTCAACCCCCAcagagtttatgttaatgaggtgacttttggaaagccacGGAGGATGGGGGCGCTGGTTGTCAGGGGAACCAACCACGTGATTGgagttggaactttcagtctcaACGCCCCCCCACCCTTACCCCTGCCCCCATGGACCTCTGgagagaggggatggggtggagatGGAGTTCCATCCCAAAAGCCAATGATTTAATCCATTATGTGGAGTAATGACGCCGTCATGAAAATCCTAACCCAAGGGGGTTCGGAGAGCTTCGAGCTTGCTGAACACCTGGCCTGCTGCGAGGGTGCTGTGTCCAGAGAAGGCACGGAAGCTCCAAGCCCCTGGCTCCCTACGGAGCCCCTATGCTTCTCTTCTGTCTGGCTCTGCCTTGGTTGGATCCTTTCATAAACCAGTAATCCATGAAgtaaactgttttcctgagttctgtgaggcaTTCTAGCAAATTACTGAGTCTTGGAGCGGATCACGGGAACCCCCaatttatagccagttggtcCGAAGTACCAGAGGCCCCGCCCTGCAATTAGCATTCGAGGGGGGCGGGGCGAAGCGCCTACAAACTGCAGGTCGTTGGTGTCAGAATTACAGGAGGCGGAAAGCCCGCACGTCTGGTGTCAGGAGTGTTTTGTGGGTGTTGTGAGTAGAAGTGGACAGAGAACAagggttcttttcctttttcacaaaTAACTGCATTCTTTCTGAACGTTCGATTTTCGTCACATTTGGCCAGTGGGAGAGCCTTTACACCAGCTTGATTGACCTTTGAAACACTCCTGCTagtcttccttgctttctggaacAACCCGCTCTAGTCCCACTTAGCTTTCGGGGTGGAAGGTTCCTTACTCTAAGgagcacggggctccctgctcagcggggagtctgcttctccctctcccttctgccgcCTTCTCTGCTCACGCTCTCacttgttctcttgctctctctctctctctcaaataaagaaattaaaaaaaaacttaactgtTATTGAGGGCCATCACGCTGGGTCCTCTTGGTTAGgaaatttttttgacagagagatcacaagtaggtggagaggcaggcagagagagaggaaagcaggcttcccgctgagcagagagcctgatgtggggctcgatcccaggaccctgagatcatgacctgagccaaaggcagaggcttcaacccactgagccacccaggcaccctaggaaaTTTTTTTGAATCATGTGTTCGTATTGATGTTTCTGATTCAAATTTAATATTagggaattttcttaatttcttagattttattcttttgtctcttttctcttatttttgtgttCGCTCCCTTTCTTCACAAAAGGCATCCTATTACATGCCATTTCTGCACTTTGCCCTTTTCATTTTCGCTCTCCTCGAGATTACTCTGAATCTGTCCATGGagatcttcctcattcttttttctggctCGACaggcctttattttttatttttttaattaaaaactttttttttttttttggtaagtaggctccacgccctacgtggggtttgaactcatgacctgagattaagaatcacatgctcaggagcgcctgggtggctcagtcgttaagtgcatctgcctttggctcagatcatgatcctggggtcctgggattgagccctgggattgaggcctgcactgggctccctgctcaaccagaagcctgcttctcctcccgccccagcttgtgttccctctgtgtcacacaaataaaatcttaaaaaaaaaaaaaaaaaaaaaaaaaaaaagagtcacatgctctactgtctgagccagccaggtgcccctgatttttttttaagattttatttatttattttagagagacagagagagagcactcgaggggtgggggagaagcagagggagagggagaatctgaagccgactccacactgacGTGGAGACTGgtacggggctccatctcatgcccctgagagcatgacctgagccgaaaccaagagtcagacgctcatccaactgagccactcatgcgcccctaatttttttttaacagagattttattttattttattttttaaagattttacgtatttgagagagagagagtaggagagtggggtgaagagcagagggagagggagaagcagactccctgatcagggagcctgttgtgggattcgatcccaggactccgtctgagccacccaggcggcccaagaGATTTTAAACATACACAGAATTAGAGGGGATCGTGAACATTCCTGTGCCCATGACGGAGACTGAGTAATTACCAATGTGCGGAGATCTCCAACAGGAGGCTCTTGGGGCGGCGGCGGGTTCAAGGGTTGGAGCTTTCAGTCCAGTGTCCAACGGGGCAGGAACCACCTCTCCTTCCATCCCCTGTCCCTCCAATCACCTGGGCACTTGGACCGAGGTCTGGTTGACCACTCCCCACTCATAAGGAGCACCAGGAGACACGAGTGGTCTCAGAACCAAGGCATGTACACAGAGGTACAGGGAGCAGAGGGCCCCTTCTCGGCGTATGGGGAGCGATGAATGCCCAGGGGAGTCTGGAGGGAAAGCCTGAGCCACATCTGGGAGCATCGCAGGTGCACGGATGAAGACAGTGAAAGGGCCGTGGAGAAGAGGAGTGGGAGGCCGGGAGTGGCGAGGCTGTTGGCAGCCTTGCTGGGATGGAAAGCAGGGGGCCATGTGACCTGGTGAGAGCCCCATCGTGAGGGGGTGTAGGACGAGGCCAGATGGAGCTtggatgggagtgggggaggttgAGGCCTCCTTACAGACAAGGTCTGCCCAGGGCCCATGTGATGTGGGGATAGCACAGGATCCCGGGTATGGAGCTGCTGGCCTGGGATGGATCCTGAGGTCATCACCCACGGTCAGAACTATAGGAAGagggcagggatgcctggggggctgggACAGAGTTCGGTTTGTCCAGACTGGGTTCTTTGCGAGCAGGGGCCAACCAGGCAGAGATCCCCGGGGTCCTCAGTGCCTGCAACATCCGGTCTCCACAGAAAGGAACTGGTAATTTGACCCCACGCCACCCTCAGTGGCACCAAGCTGGGCAGGCACTAATCCTGTCTTACAGAAGAGTAAAGTCAAGTTCAGAGGGATTAGAGGGCTTGACCCAACTCACAAGTCTTCTGAGGGGAATAGCCTGGCCACATGGGGCTGCCCAACTCATTGGGCGAGTGCCCTTTACTGTCCagtggcagggcagggggtgtGCAGAGGACAGCCAAGGGCCATGATCCTGGCTGGTCTTagcagtggagtctgcttctctccttggtcTAAATGAAGAAGGAACCGGACAGGCCAGCAACAAAGTCACACCTTATTGTCTACACAGCTCTTGCATCAATCATTCCACAGACTCCTCACAACTGCCTTAGGAAGCTTTATTACGGGGATCTGACAGAGAAGACTCACAGAGACAAGGGCTCGACACAGGACTAAAACACGACTTGTTTAAACCAGGCTCCAGAGCAGAGGTGCCGAGTCTCGGTCTCGCGCCACTCCCACGGCGCCGCACGGAGCTACGGAGGGGCCTCTGGCGGAGGCTGCAGGGCAGGAGGCCTTCACAGACCCCCTCAGGACTAAGGGGGCAGAAGCTCCTCGCCCGGGTGGCGAGGTCCCATCAAAGGAGGGGAGCGGGATTGACCGCTCTCAGCACCCGAGTGTGTGCGGCAGGGCACGGGTGCAGGGACACACGCGAGTCCAGTCAGATTGCGGGGACGGTGGGGTGACACCGGCACCCTCGGCCAGCGATGCAGGCACTGGGGTGCGCTCGGGACTGCCTTCCCAGCCCTTCGTGCCCCAGAAGCTACACGGCTCTTCACGGCCTGGCTTCCCCCTCCGACACGGAGCCCTTCCGCTGGCCTGGAGAGCTGCCAGGGAGCCAGAAAGGCAGCAAATTCCCTCCGGACTCTGGAGCCGGCGGCGGCTGGGAAATCGGTTTTGGCCTCAAGAGGAGCCCAGCGGCCGCTGGTGCTGCCCAGACGCTGCTGTGGGGCAGAGATAACAGGCACAGGAAAGGTGGGGTGGCAGGATCCTCCCAGGAGCCTGGCTTTCACGTAAACAACGAGCTGCCGCCAGCCGGGGCAGGAGGTGATTCATGTCCCACACGGCGCGGGGCCTGCTGGCCGCGCTCGCCGGGCACTGAGGGACCGGGGCCACCGTGGCCGGGTGCTGAGGCCTCTCTGGCTCTGTGTGTGGGTTGGGGATCAAACCCAGGCCTTCTGGCAACTGGCTTGACTTCAAAAGCCTGGGTGTGTCTAAAAACTGGTCGGGGGAGGGCTCAGTCACCCCCAAGGGAAGAGAGGCCTCGGCTCTCGTCTGAGACCTGGCTGGGTTTCAGGATCAGGGCAGTGGACAGCGGGACCGGGGGGCTCCCCTACCCTCAGGGCTCCCATCTGCCCACGCCAAGGGGCGTACGCTGGGAGTGACCACGCCAACTTCCCGGGCCACCCCTACGGACTAAGGCCATAGGCTTCGGCCGCTCCACTACCAACGCTGAGGTAGTGACCCTcacaagagatggagagagcactTGGAACTCCCACTTCTGCCTGAAAACAGACCACAGTAGAGGCCAGTGTAGCCAAGAGGCCCGAGCTGGGAAACACGGCACTTTTAATAGGGCCCCAGGCCCCAAGTGGTGTGTCCACACAGTCCATAGCACCCGACTCCTCTGTGGCAATGTCCTTTCCCTGGCTGGAAAGCCACACAGAGGCTCCTCTTGGGGTGGCACCTGGGAGCAGATCCCAGTCCTGAAATAAACAGAGCGGCTCCTCCGCGCTAACACGGGTTGCTGCGCTACACAGTCTCCTTGGGCCCCGGAGTGGCTCCTCCCATCGACGGGAAGAAGAATGTCCGAGCCACTCCAAGCTGGTCCCTCAGGTCACTGCTTGGCCTTTTTCACGATGGTGCCCACGGCAGAGATCACAGTGGTCTTGGAGCCGCTGGCGCTGGTGGTCACCGTGACGACGGCGGGCAGGGTCGCCGTGGTGGTGAGGATGGTGGGCTGGGCTATCGTCGTCACTGGGATGGCCGAGTCCCacttgcttttcctcttctggGCATCTGCAAGAAGGCGAGGGAGGCGTCAGGACCCAGATGGACCGAAAAGCAACACTCCCTTTTCTAGCAGGTCAGAGTTGAGCGGCCCCTGCCACAGAAATGCCAGGGCAGCCAGTGGACTGGggaccccaccccaggctccccacaggCCTTAACAAACTCTGGGGTCAGAAAAAAGCACAGCAAGGGGGAGCCTAGGCCCAAGATCCCCacagcctctcctcccccagaCAAGGCAGGGCAACCCTCGCTCCATTCGCGGTGTGGCTGGAAGCGGACAAGCCCCCTTCTACCTGCCACCGCTGTGCtggctgtggtggtggtggtggccgtGGCGTTGGTCGTGGTACCTTTCTTGGTGCCTGTCACAAACTCGATCTGGAGGGAGAGCGGAGAAGAGGTAAGGGCGGGCACAGATGGGCACCATACAAAGGAAGCCCTGGGCAGCAGCACTGTCGCACCATCTAAGGGAGGGACGGGTGTCGGAGAGGTGCCCAGAGGAGACTTTTactacctttcttttttaagctggggttggggagagaaggggagagtctcaagcaggtgccacacccagcatggagttgacttgaggctcgatctcacgaccctgaggtcaggacctgagcccaaaccaagagttggatgcttaactgactgagccacccaagcaccccttttatttttattattttttaggagtggggaggggcagaaaaagaggaagaaaaaggatttACTTTTACTACTTCAAGGAgagtcttccttttttcttagtattttatttatctgagagagcgagagagcgtgGGCACGTGTGCACATAAGGAGggggagctagagagggagaagcagactccccgatgagccgggagcctgacatggggcttgatcctaggactgcAAGATTACGacctgcttcactgactgagccccccaggtgtcccaaggagAGCCTTCCAGACAGACACTGGAATGCTCTGCGCATCACTGGGATTCTGTACATGCAGGGCACATCAACCAGCTGCCCTGCCTCACGTTCCGAATGGAGGTGCCCCCCCCAATCCTGCCGCCCCAGGAGCAGCACAGCTTTGGTCCCCGTGTGCTGGAGACATGGCCCACGCTAAGCCTGGGGTTTGGaacagggagggaaagaggagggaccGTTCCAGCAGCACTAAGAATGAGAAAGCCTGATTGCCCAGCAGCTGCTTGGAGGGCCGCTGGCACACCCGAGATGTAGCTCCTGCCGGGggtttgttgggggtggggtcgGGCCGCATCCTGGAAGCCCCACTGCCGCTGGAAGGTCAGAGCAGAGCAAAGGCCGGCAGAGCTAGCGGCCCGAGCACATTTAGTCTCAGAGCCAAATTTGCTCCCCAAAGGATCCAGACCATGCTGCTTGGGAAGAAGTGGTGGTCAGGGGCCTCAACTAAGGGGTCCTTCGGCCACCAGGTGCAGGACCTGCAAGGAGGCACTGAGGCGGACTCCGGAGATCAGACCTGGAGGCCGAGAAGGTGCTCTCGGAAGGAAGACCGTCACTCTACTCAGTCCGGGGAGGACAGGGCACAGCGGCGAGAGCCAGCAGAGCGCCACAGTGgtgaggggagcagggggagggtgcAGCGCGGCAGACCACAGACCCCAAGAAACCAAATGGAAGCAACCGAGAGGCACCTTCAAGCTGATGGTGGGGGCTGTGAAATGACAGTCCACacacctgcccctcccaccaccaggATAGTCATCCGTCACTTACTTTGGTTCGTTCCTTTTTGGCCTTTTCCAATTTGTCCATTTCAATCTTCTGGGCTTTAGCTACAAAGACAAGAGAAGATCTAAGAAAAGCAGCCTTGGAATAGTCCCCGCGTGAGGGGCCACTTTAGGCCGAGGGTCCCTACACCCGCACTTGCCACACCCCGTACTCTTGCTCAGTGCGCACACCCAGCCTCCAGGCCATGGGGCTCACTGTCCTGTTGCGATGGACAAATGGAAGGCCGGTCCTCGGCTGGCACCAAGCAGAGGCCTCACACCAGCAGGCTCAGGGGCTGGGGCTGTGCACCCTCGTGTGGAGGGGCCGGCTGCTCCTAAGCGCCAGCAGACTGTCGTCGCCATGTGGGGATGCAGGCCCCGTGTGGACAACCTACCCGCTGACCCAGAAAAGCCGGGTTACAAACTTGAGGTACAATGTTGGCAACTCATTCAAATTAACGCAGGACAAAACTTGTATGGGCCAAACCAAACACAACTATAGGCCAGATCTGggccaggggctgctgggggcttGGACTCTGAAATTCCTCTCTGTTCTCCCTGGGGGGGCCTCTCTCTGCACCTTCGAACCTCAGCTCGAACAGGACTTCCTTGGCAAGGCCGATCCCACCCCCTCTGCGCCGGCCCCCTTCAGCTGGTTAGGGCGCCCTACCCGCAGCCCCACCACACCCGTCACTGCTGGGACTCCTCCTTCTTCGCCTTCTGTGCCAGGTCGTAAGCCTCCTAAGGTCTGTACCATTCAAGGCTGTATACCCACTGCCCCGGACATGGCCTGACACAGGGGAAACCCTGAAATACATGTTGGCGGGCTGACCAGACggatggaaggacagatggacggatggcCACCCACCTAATGCCTCATAGTAGGAGTCCTCAGACCAGCCGTGGGGGTCGAACATATCCTGCAAAATAAAGAGCTAACGCTGTAGCCAGCAAGGGTTGTTGGATGACAAACGGCTTAAAAACCCAAGTCCCTCCATGGATTTTTTCCTAGTCTGGAGGCCCCTGCCGTAAGGGGACAGGGCCTAAGCTGTTATCCCAGGTCCAGCCACGGGGTAACCGATTTCCTCCTGGGAGTATGAGGCAGTGAGGCATTCGTCTGTGGACTTTGCCACAGGAGCACAGCGAGTGCAAGCTTGGGCCCTAACCAGTCAGGGTCTgttgctgtgatctctctcctggACCATTTCAGAGCCAGGGGGGCTCACTTGAGGGAGCTGGGGCCTGCGCTCTTCAGCCAGCACTGCTGCTACACTGGCCTGCGTCGTGGCTCCAGGCCAAATCTAGCAGAGTGAGCGCAGCACCCTGGGCAGCCCCCATCAACCCGCCGCCTCTGTGCGCAGGGCATACCTTTGGGTAGTTGGTGCCCAGCTCATCGATTGCACAGAACTGGATCAGCTTCTCGTAGATGCTGAAAGAACAGCAGAAGGCATTGAGCAAGCCCTGGTCCCACGCTGTGTGTGCAGCAGATTCTGAGAGATCAGAACCGTCTGGTTCTTGGGCTCAAATGAACCCTTTAAACCCAGCTGAACTGTTCCAAGCAAGCTTTGTGGTAGAAGGGGAAATGTCCCCTGGCCTGGCATGAAGTCATTCCCAGTCCTCCCCACGCCCAGAGAGATGGCTCATTAGCCAGGGGCCAGGACAGGTACGGTGTCCAGGTTTTCGGTCTTATCCGGACATCTGACCTACAGTttgtggggcggggcggggcaggtcCCTGCTGTCACTAAATCAGACTCCCATGTGTGCCATGTGCTTGGGGCCCCGGATGGAGTAAGACCTGGACAAATCTCTGTACCTAAATCCCCTAAATCCTGTCACCTGTGTGCAGCCCCAGTGACAgtttggaggggaagaggaaccCACACGGACTATCTAGTCCAATTCCCCCTCTGTAGAGACAAGGAGACGAGGCCTCGAGAGGCTGTACGCCCTAGGAGCAGAGCGAGGAGGACCCAGCTCAGGCCTCTCGGCTTCCACTCTTCATCCTGGTTTCTGTGTTACTGCAGCCTGGGTGGTGGCCGCTGTGGGCACAGGTGCGATCTTAGCtgggcctctccctgccacttccACAGGGGCATTCCAGTTCCCAGGCCGACATCAGTGACTCACCTGACCCTGCAGGCTCATGGAAAACTCACCTGGGGTTCCggaattcttttttcctttggataatgTAGTTCATATCCATTCCCTCTTTTATCTTCCGCTCATAAAGCTTCTGGATCTTGTCctacagaagagaaacagaagggtACTTCTGACACCACCTACCCATGGCAATCCGAGCCTGTGGTCACATGTGCTGGGTGGACACTTGGGCCACAGAGACCCACAGAGACATGCGAAGACCTATTCCAGTCACATTGTGGTCTTTCtccacccagcctgtgaccagcGCTGAGCACAAGTAAGAGGAACCGAGACCAGTCTGTTTtcgttttgctttctcctctctccctctggatggctggcagagggagcagTAAAAGGTCAAGGTGGAGAAACCATGGAGAAGACAATGGAGGACTCCTCCACTGTCAGCCAGCTCCTGAATCACCCCAAGAGGATGGGCAGGGGGGCTCAATGCTGGTTTCCAATTTTAACATAGGCTTCAGTCCTCAGTGGGAGACCAAGGAAGGCTACATCatttcagaggaaggaaggaaagagtagTGTTTTTTGGATTTGGCCCCACAAACTTCCTACAGTGTCTTTTGTAGGCAGGCTCACAGACAGCCAGTCCCCACGACGTTATTAAGAGGCACTGTCATGGGTCAAGAGCGGGTCTCATTAAAgttacccacccccacccccagacccgtCCTCTGGCTTTCAGTGGGCAACAGGAGAACCAGCTGGCAGGGAGCCAGGCCAGTCCCACGGGTGTCtcaaggcccagagagatgaGGCCGGTAGCAGATGGCAGCCACACCACCCAGCGTGGGAAGAGGCCCCAGAAACTCAGGTCTCAGGGCAGAGTCACCTCCGAGGAGGAGCAGTCTTACACAGCAAGGCTGGTGCTGGCCCAGGGCAAGGCCTCTCTGCAGCCTCCCCGACTAGTGGCGGCTAAATGCACAGACTCTGCAGAAGGAAAACACATGGGGCACTCTTCACCTGCAGGAGGtggtgggcagggctggaggtCCCGTGTGACGCCCTTGGGGAACATCAGAAGAGGTGATCCACTCCCTGTGTCAGAAGGCTGACTCGTTCTGCCGAGACTGGCCAGAGGAAGCACTGAAGTGCAGAGAGAGGTCTGTAATGCCTTTGCCAGGGCAGAGACCACCAAGAACGACACACCTCCCCGTTCTCTCTTCAAGGGCAAAGCAGGGAGGCCTCACGCGGAAGGC from Mustela nigripes isolate SB6536 chromosome 16, MUSNIG.SB6536, whole genome shotgun sequence includes these protein-coding regions:
- the SAP30BP gene encoding SAP30-binding protein isoform X1, which codes for MAGKKNVLSSLAVYAEDSEPESDGEAGVETAGGAPEEKGGLVSEAYGEDDFSRLGGDEDGYEEEEDENSKQSEDDDSETEKPEADDPKDNPEVEKRDPQELVASFSERVRNMSPDEIKIPPEPPGRCSNHLQDKIQKLYERKIKEGMDMNYIIQRKKEFRNPSIYEKLIQFCAIDELGTNYPKDMFDPHGWSEDSYYEALAKAQKIEMDKLEKAKKERTKIEFVTGTKKGTTTNATATTTTTASTAVADAQKRKSKWDSAIPVTTIAQPTILTTTATLPAVVTVTTSASGSKTTVISAVGTIVKKAKQ
- the SAP30BP gene encoding SAP30-binding protein isoform X2, with protein sequence MAGKKNVLSSLAVYAEDSEPESDGEAGVETAGGAPEEKGGLVSEAYGEDDFSRLGGDEDGYEEEEDENSKQSDNPEVEKRDPQELVASFSERVRNMSPDEIKIPPEPPGRCSNHLQDKIQKLYERKIKEGMDMNYIIQRKKEFRNPSIYEKLIQFCAIDELGTNYPKDMFDPHGWSEDSYYEALAKAQKIEMDKLEKAKKERTKIEFVTGTKKGTTTNATATTTTTASTAVADAQKRKSKWDSAIPVTTIAQPTILTTTATLPAVVTVTTSASGSKTTVISAVGTIVKKAKQ